One segment of Passer domesticus isolate bPasDom1 chromosome 24, bPasDom1.hap1, whole genome shotgun sequence DNA contains the following:
- the SELENON gene encoding selenoprotein N: protein MAAPRRGPGAMAGPGPGAAPPRLALALALLAALVAVKYYRDAEAARQQELALKSLGNEGLFLFSSLDTNKDLYLSPEEFKPIAEKLTGVAPVSESEEEETLDPDGETLSIVAKFQPLLMETMTKSKDGFLGISHVALSGLRNWTAPAAPLSVLLARQFKAFLPPKDNLDLGDPWWIIPSELNIFTGYLSNNRFYPPPPKGKEVIIHKLLSMFHPRPFVRTRFAPQGAVACIQASSSFYYTIAFRIHAEFQLNEPPNFPFWFSPGQFTGYIVLSKDSSHVRDFRLFVPNNRSLNVDMEWLYGASESSNMEVDIGYLPQMELESTGPSVPTVIHDENGKVLDSRDPSGEPIHFVFEEITWQQEIPWQEAAHRLEVAMYPFKKISYLPFTEAFERAQAEKKLVHSILLWGALDDQSCUGSGRTLRETVLESSPILALLNESFISSWSLVKELEELQSNRENEFHSNLAKLHLEKYNFPVEMILCLPNGTVIHHINANYFLDITSMKPEDVESSIFSFSTNFEDPSTATYLQFLKEGLHRAKPYLQP from the exons GAGCTGGCTCTGAAGTCCTTGGGGAATGAGGGGCTGTTCCTCTTCTCCTCCCTGGACACCAACAAGGACCTGTACCTGAGCCCAGAGGAGTTCAAACCCATTGCTGAGAAGCTCACAG GGGTGGCTCCAGTCTCAGAATCTGAAGAGGAGGAGACGCTGGATCCAGACGGGGAGACTTTGTCCATCGTGGCCAAATTCCAGCCCTTGCTCATGGAAACAATGACGAAGAGCAAGGATGGTTTCTTGGGA ATTTCCCACGTGGCTCTGTCTGGGCTCAGGAACTggacagccccagcagcccctctgaGTGTCCTGCTTGCCAGGCAGTTCAAAGCCTTTCTCCCTCCAAAGGATAATCTGGATCTTGGGGATCCGTGGTGGATAATTCCCAGTGAGCTGAACATCTTCACTGGCTATCTCTCCAACAACAGGTTTTACCCTCCACCTCCCAAGGGCAAAGAG GTGATCATCCACAAGCTGCTGAGCATGTTCCACCCGCGGCCCTTCGTCAGGACGCGCTTCGCCCCGCAGGGCGCCGTGGCCTGCATccaggccagcagcagcttctaCTACACCATAGCCTTCCG gaTCCACGCTGAATTCCAGCTGAACGAGCCACCAAACTTCCCCTTCTGGTTTTCCCCGGGGCAGTTCACAGGTTACATTGTTCTGTCCAAGGACTCTTCCCACGTCAGGGACTTCAGGCTCTTTGTTCCTAACAACAG GTCCCTGAACGTGGACATGGAGTGGCTGTACGGGGCCAGCGAGAGCAGCAACATGGAAGTGGACATTGGATACCTGCCTCAG ATGGAGCTGGAGTCCACAGGGCCCTCGGTGCCCACCGTGATCCACGATGAGAACGGGAAGGTCCTGGACAGCAGGGACCCCTCGGGGGAGCCCATCCACTTTGTGTTTGAGGAGAtcacctggcagcaggagatcccctggcaggaggcagcccaCAGGCTGGAAGTGGCCATGTATCCGTTTAAGAAG ATCTCCTACCTGCCCTTCACAGAAGCCTTTGAGAGAGCACAAGCAGAGAAGAAGCTGGTGCACTCcatcctgctctggggtgccctggaCGACCAGTCCTGCTGAG GTTCGGGGCGAACTCTCCGGGAGACCGTCCTGGAAAGTTCGCCCATCCTCGCCCTGCTGAACGAGAGCTTCATCAGCAGCTGGTCCCTGgtgaaggagctggaggagctgcag AGCAACAGAGAGAACGAGTTCCACAGCAACCTGGCCAAGCTGCACCTGGAGAAATATAACTTCCCTGTGGAGATGATCCTGTGCCTCCCCAACGGCACCGTG ATTCACCACATCAATGCCAACTATTTCCTGGACATTACTTCTATGAAGCCTGAAGATGTTGAAAGCAGCATCTTTAGTTTCTCAACCAATTTTGAAGACCCTTCAACAGCAACTTACCTCCAGTTCCTGAAGGAAGGGCTGCACAGAGCAAAACCATACCTGCAGCCCTAA